The DNA sequence GCTGCGAGTACCAATGGTACATCACCCCAGTAGTTGGTCAGGATGAAGTAGCAGTACGCACGTACGAAACGAGCCTCAGCCAAGTGGCTGTTCATGTCTGCTTCGGTGTAGGCTGCGTCGTCAACCATAGGAAGACGCTCGATCAAGTTGTTTGCTACGTTCACGACATCATAGAAGTCTGAGAATGCAGCTGCCATCGTGGAGTTCTCAGGGAAAACCGCCAACCGTCCGAATTCCGCACGTGTGGGGAACGTACCGGTGTGGTCCATTTCATCAGAGAACATTTGTGGCATTACCAAGAAGCCATCGATCACGAGATCTTCGTCTTGAAGCTCACTGTAAAGACCGGTAACGGCTGCGTTGGCAGAAGTTGCGTTGTTAATGGCTGTTGACTCGTCTACCGAATCGGTCGGAAGAACTTCCAGGGAATCCTTACAGCTTTGTACACCGAGGCCCATGGAGGCAAACAGACATGCAGTGAAAAATACTCTTTTCATTGCTGAAATTATGCTATTGGAAGGGTTTGCTGAGCGGAGCTAGGCCGCTCACCCTTGTTCAATCAATTTGAAAATGGCGAGTGTCAGTCAGGGAATGTCCCGGAGGACATTCCTAGTTCACACGTCTTAGAAGTCGATGTTCACACCAGCAGTGTAGCTACGCGCTTGTGGGTAGGTCAAGAAGTCAGTACCCAATGCAGTGTTGCTACCATCGAATGTGTTCACCTCAGGGTCAAAGCCGCTGTAGTTGGTGAAGGTCAACAAGTTCTGACCTGTAACGAAGATGCGGATGCGATCCATGCCGATTTTGCTTACCGCAGACTTAGGCAAGGTGTAACCCAAGCTGGCAGTCTTCAGACGGAGGTAAGAGCCATCCTCTACGAAGCGGTCAGAATCACGACGGTTGTTGTTCGGGTCGCCCCATACCGCACGTGGCATGTCAGTATCGGTATTCTCTGGAGTCCACGCGTCCAAGACTGCAGTAGTCTGGTTGAACACGGAGTTCATCCCCTCGGAGAATGCACGGTTGTTGTTGTAGATGTCGTTGCCAACGGAGAACTGGAAGAATGCGCTCAAGTCGAATCCTTTGTAGCTCAAAGTGTTGGTCAAACCACCCATGAAGTCTGGCAATGCGTTACCGATGATCGTACGGTCGTCAGCGTTGATGACGCCATCGCCGTTCAAGTCGGCAAACTGAATATCACCTGGGGCAGTTGCGTTGCTCTGGAATGGAGCGTTGGCTACCTCGTCAGCAGTCTGGAAGATGCCTACAACTTGGTATCCGAAGAAGGAACCGATAGACTCGCCTTCTTGTACACGGGAAGCAAATCCTACGTCCAATGGCTGACCATTGTACAGGGTAACCACTTCGTTTTTCACTTGGGAAATGTTGAAGTTGGTAGTCCACTTGAATTCGCCATCGATGTTCAAGGTGTTGATGTTCAATTCCCATCCCACGTTGCGCATTTCACCGATGTTCTCGATCACGGAAGTGAATCCAGAAGTGGTAGGCAATGGACGGTTGAGCAACAAGTCAGTGGTGTTTTTCACGAAGACATCAGCAGAAGCAGAGATGCGGTTGTTCAGCAAGCCGAAGTCCACACCCGCGTTGCTCTGGTAAGTAGTTTCCCACTTCAAGTCAGGGTTACCCAACTGAGTAGGAGCCATACCTGGAGTATCTTCGTAGTTGGCGCCAGATCCGTACAAGGCACGTGCTCCGAAAGAGGAGATTCCATCTTGGTTACCGGTAGCACCGTATCCCACACGGAATTTCAAATCGGAGATCGCATTTGGGCTCACGTTGAAGAAGTCCTCATTGGAGATACGCCATGCACCGGATACCCCTGGGAATACCCCGTAGCGATTGTCGCCCAAGAACTTGGAAGAACCATCCGCACGAACTACACCGGTGATGATGTATTTGTCTGCGATGTTCAAGTTGGCATTGGCGAAGAAGGACTGGATAGCCCATCCGCTATACCCACTGCTTGCGTCAGCCACGGTAGATCCGGAGCCGATGTTGGTGAAGTCATCCGTAGGATAACCTGTCTTGGTGATGCTGGAGAAGTTGTTGTCGAACTTCTGGTAGGAAGTACCCAATACAGCAGCCAAGGTCGTACGATCGTTGAAGACTTTGT is a window from the Pontibacter sp. G13 genome containing:
- a CDS encoding TonB-dependent receptor, with the protein product MKKLLLLLAVTLCAAPWAMAQRSVSGTVTDKAGPLHYVAVVLKGTTIGVATDEQGKFSLEVPEEGGTLVFKYVGYQTVEMPLGASDVLEVVMKEDNFELDEVVVTGYIAQKRKDITGAVSSVSAEDLESQPVVNVQNALQGRAPGVTVIANSGTPGGGMNVRVRGTTSISGNNSPLFIVDGVPIVQGSFSQADLGGGEINALADIDPNDIASIEVLKDASSAAIYGARGANGVVLITTKKGKAGKTKVSLKSSFGIQEAWNTMDMLDSDEYHGYINTVLGDSNALGPSLGNTNWQDEIFRTGFISDNSVALSGGTEKTKYYLSVSHFLNEGIVKSTGQERLSTRLNLDHRVNDRLKIGANFNFINSKIQRQQNDNNIYGVVSTALLLPSNLPVQFEDGTYATAYGLENPVNAVENYSNYAYTNRIIANAFASWEIIDGLVLKATVGDDRANFREEIYEPSILQSAAGSQGSGFLGNRTTNLLLTEATLAYNKVFNDRTTLAAVLGTSYQKFDNNFSSITKTGYPTDDFTNIGSGSTVADASSGYSGWAIQSFFANANLNIADKYIITGVVRADGSSKFLGDNRYGVFPGVSGAWRISNEDFFNVSPNAISDLKFRVGYGATGNQDGISSFGARALYGSGANYEDTPGMAPTQLGNPDLKWETTYQSNAGVDFGLLNNRISASADVFVKNTTDLLLNRPLPTTSGFTSVIENIGEMRNVGWELNINTLNIDGEFKWTTNFNISQVKNEVVTLYNGQPLDVGFASRVQEGESIGSFFGYQVVGIFQTADEVANAPFQSNATAPGDIQFADLNGDGVINADDRTIIGNALPDFMGGLTNTLSYKGFDLSAFFQFSVGNDIYNNNRAFSEGMNSVFNQTTAVLDAWTPENTDTDMPRAVWGDPNNNRRDSDRFVEDGSYLRLKTASLGYTLPKSAVSKIGMDRIRIFVTGQNLLTFTNYSGFDPEVNTFDGSNTALGTDFLTYPQARSYTAGVNIDF